A segment of the Terribacillus aidingensis genome:
GCTTGAACCCTCCGCCAGCACCAATAATCAAGATAATGGAACCAACCGGCAGGATGCACTCCTCCGTCATTCTCTTCAAACGATCCTTATTCATACCTTGACGGAAACCAAGGAAATAGTAAGCTGCAAATACTGCAATCAATAGCGCTACTAACGGACTTCCGATAAAGACAAGCAGTTTCTCCGCTAGACTAGGAAGCGGCAGATATGGCCCAATTGCTGACAATATCATCAATATGACTGGCAGCAGGATAACAAAGAAGCTGATACCTGTGCCTGGCTTGCTTTCAGGCTGTGTCACTTTAATGAGATTAGGCTCTCCTACTGGAATAACCCGTTTATGCACCCACTTGGCAAATACCGGTCCGCCTAGAATACCTGCAGGGATAGCGATAATAAGGGAGTACAATAATACCATTCCAAGATCTGCCTCGAAAATGCTGATAGCTGCCAGTGCACCTGGATGCGGCGGCACAAGTCCGTGCACAATGGATAGACCGGCTATGACAGGCAAAGCGATCAGCAAAATATTCTGCTTTGTTGTCTTATAGATACTGATAACAAGCGGGAGTACGATCAGAATACCCACCTCAAAAAATACTGGAATTCCGATGATGAAACCGGCAATAAACATAGCCCACGGTAATCTTTTCGGCCCAAACATCTTTACGAAGAAGTCTGCCACCTGATTACCGGCACCCGAATCCGCCATCATCTTACCAAGGATCGTACCGAGCGCAAGGATACCGACTAGATGCCCAAGGACACCGCCGACACCTGTCTCATAAGCTCCGACAATCTGATCAAATGACAAACCTGCGGTAATGGCAAGGAAGAGACTGGCCACGGTCAAGCTGATAAACGCATGCCATTTGAAAACCGTGACACCGATGATAACGATCACGATTGATAATAAGGTCATGAGTAAAAGATAGATTTCCATCTCTCGATTTCCCCTCTCTCTATTTAAGCGCTTTCAAACCTATAGGCGAAAGTTGCTGCTTTAGCGCAGCATCCTCCGCTGGAAATCAGCGATTCGTTCATATTCTGTTTGGAAGCTTCTGGACAACTGAATATAAATACTCATTAGTTCCTGATACACTTCTACACAATCCGGATCTGGAGTATGATGATACGTTCTGCCAATCATATCGTTTACCACATCAAAGGAATCGATATCCCCTAAGCTGTACAAACCGAGAATAGCTGCTCCTAAGCAGGAGCTTTCATAGCTTTCCGGTATATGCACTTCCTGATCGAATATATCCGCCATCATCTGTCTCCACATTTCAGATCGTGCAAATCCACCTGTTGCTTGGATTCGTTTCGGCTTACCGGTAAGTTCCGTTAAAGCAAGCAGCACAGAGTACAGATTGAAAAGCACACCTTCCAGCACCGCCCGGATCATATGCTCCTTTTTATGATGCAGACCAAGTCCGAAGAAAGAACCGCGGGCATTGGCATCCCAAAGTGGTGCCCGCTCCCCGGCAAGGTATGGATGAAATAGCAAACCGTCTGATCCTGGATTTACCGTTGAAGCGATTTTTGTCAGCACTTGATATGGATCGATACCAAGTCTAGCTGCTGTTTCTGTCTCAGCAGCTCCGAGTTCATCCCGTACCCAGCGTAGCACGACGCCTCCGTTATTCACGGGACCACCGATAACCCAATGATTCTCCGTCAAGGCATAACAGAATATACGGCCCTTCGGATCAGTTGTCGGTTTGTCCGTTACAGCTCGGATCGCGCCGCTGGTTCCGATTGTTACGGCTACTACACCTTCTTCGACGGCGCCGACACCAAGATTCGAAAGGACACCATCACTTGCACCAATGATGAATGGTGTTTGCCGCAGCACACCAAGTTTTTCTGCCATTTGCTCGGTGAGACCAACAAATTGGTACGTCGTCGAAACAGGCTCAGATAGTTTATCTTCCGTAACCCCAGCTACCTGCAATGCTTCCTTATCCCAAGCAAGCTCTTCCAGGTTGAACATTCCGGTTGCAGATGCGATGGAATAATCGACCTTATAACTGCCGAACAGTTTGAAAAAGACATACTCCTTAATAGAGATGAACTTAGCTGCTTGTTCAAAAGTGGCTGGATGTTCTTCTTTAAGCCAGCGCAATTTTGATAGAGGAGCCATCGGATGGATCGGTGTGCCTGTGCGTAAGTAGATGCTATGGCTATCCGTCTCTTCTTTGATTTTTTCCGTCCATTTCGTCGCGCGGTTATCAGCCCATGTGATACATGCTGTGAGCGGTTTATCATTTGCATCAACTGCTATCACACTGTGCATGGCGGAACTGAAGGAAATACAGCGGATTGCCGCTTTGTCTACGCCGCTTACCTGAATCGTATCCCGGATTGCCGTTACAACAGCTTGGT
Coding sequences within it:
- the gntK gene encoding gluconokinase; translation: MIGVDMGTTSTKTVLFTTEGEVIAKEGIEYPLHSPTAETAEQDPEVIYQAVVTAIRDTIQVSGVDKAAIRCISFSSAMHSVIAVDANDKPLTACITWADNRATKWTEKIKEETDSHSIYLRTGTPIHPMAPLSKLRWLKEEHPATFEQAAKFISIKEYVFFKLFGSYKVDYSIASATGMFNLEELAWDKEALQVAGVTEDKLSEPVSTTYQFVGLTEQMAEKLGVLRQTPFIIGASDGVLSNLGVGAVEEGVVAVTIGTSGAIRAVTDKPTTDPKGRIFCYALTENHWVIGGPVNNGGVVLRWVRDELGAAETETAARLGIDPYQVLTKIASTVNPGSDGLLFHPYLAGERAPLWDANARGSFFGLGLHHKKEHMIRAVLEGVLFNLYSVLLALTELTGKPKRIQATGGFARSEMWRQMMADIFDQEVHIPESYESSCLGAAILGLYSLGDIDSFDVVNDMIGRTYHHTPDPDCVEVYQELMSIYIQLSRSFQTEYERIADFQRRMLR
- a CDS encoding gluconate:H+ symporter; translated protein: MEIYLLLMTLLSIVIVIIGVTVFKWHAFISLTVASLFLAITAGLSFDQIVGAYETGVGGVLGHLVGILALGTILGKMMADSGAGNQVADFFVKMFGPKRLPWAMFIAGFIIGIPVFFEVGILIVLPLVISIYKTTKQNILLIALPVIAGLSIVHGLVPPHPGALAAISIFEADLGMVLLYSLIIAIPAGILGGPVFAKWVHKRVIPVGEPNLIKVTQPESKPGTGISFFVILLPVILMILSAIGPYLPLPSLAEKLLVFIGSPLVALLIAVFAAYYFLGFRQGMNKDRLKRMTEECILPVGSIILIIGAGGGFKQVLIDSGVGDTIAQMSEHLSLSPIVLAFIVAGLIRIATGSATVALTTAAGIVSPIIAHMSGVNLELLVIATGAGSLMFSHVNDAGFWMVKEYLGLTVKETFRTWTVLETILSFVAFGGVLIMDIFV